The genomic window ttttggggttgttttgctacctctgacattgggtgccttgacagtgtggaaagagtcatgaaatctggagactatcAACGTGTTTTGCTATGTAGGGTGTAGCGTCAgaaaattgggacatccctattatGTACATATTTTATTTGGACACCTGTGAATCATTTTAATTTCTGTAATATTTGTTGCATTATTAGCCACCTGTGGTGAGTTTTGCGTTAAATCCACTACATTCAAAATAAAGTTTTTATACATTAAACGTTTTATAATTTTATACCACATTAAATATACTTGAcccatttgtttaaaaaaaaaaaaaaagtatttggtcggtGAGCACAAATATTTGCATCATTGAGTGcttgaatttattttacagtactGTATGACCACCTCAACAGTTTCAAAAGAACACAGAACCAATAAACACACTCCAAATACCAACATATTGTACAAATTGAAATAAgttctttttttgctttgacttgCAAGCGCAAATACTTGGATGACTCGACTCACTACAAAATAAATGTAGGTTTAGCAGATATAATTACTGAATATTGAAGTTCCTGCCAAATTAAACGTCAAACAACAAGAACGCTGTATTTTAAACAATGCTAACATACAATAGAAACGTCTTTAAGCACACAGGCTAACAATTAGCATCTATTGGTGTTGCTTTAAAGTAACAACAAAACAGAACGTAAACGTTCCCATAATAAAACAATACTTGCAGGCacatattctttatcctctgcgAAGAACAACTAATTCAACTGTCgtagtgtgttttttttccctgtaacaaTTGAGGTGGAACCATTTCTAAAGAGTGCAGTAAAGTGCATTGCAAAGTCAGTAGAACAGGACCCATTTAGCATCTAATTGAAGCAGAGTGTCCTCCTCCCTCTTGTTCTTCTTCCATCTGAACCACACACTGCTTCTTTCTTTGCTCCAATCCATCCGCTGCGGGCACAGCCAGCTTCCTCTTGGAAACCACTCGGAGGTTACACGACCCGCTCGATCTCTCAGAGAAGTTATCGGAAATCGTGGTGTCGTCGTGAATTCGGCGGAACACTTTGAAGTCCGCTGCTGCCGCTTGGACACCGGTCACCTCTTGGCTCTGTTCGCACATCCAAACCTCAGAGACGTCCACGCATTTCATGCGCACACCCAGAAGGCGATGCTCCTGCTCCCTTGAAGCTTCTGCTGATTTGAAACCAGTGGGCGGAGAAGGATGAAAGATAAAACGCCTGCTGTGATGCGAGACGTGACCTCCTTTTCCATGCTGCCTGGTTCGCCTGCTTAGGGCACCGGGATCCGCGATGATCTCGTCAGAATCCTCCGAGCTCCCGTCATACGGGTCCAAAAACTACAATTGGCAATAAATACTTTGTTAGAGTTGGACAACTTCCCTTtgaaatttattcaaagtattcTTTAAATATTCTGAAAATCCACTCAGAGAGCTCTATAAttaataagggtgtaacggtacaagtatttgtattgaaccgtttcggtacgtggtgctcggttcggaacggaggcgtaccgaacgagtttctgacgtaatgtaacccttacttttcgaagctgtgagtcgatcgggttacagtttctttatgtagattatatttactccgtcttctctacttctctaatgaggaccaacacggtaggacagtataacccagaaacgtcaacggcgcgacaacgtggctgccACGAGAACGCAGAGAaaagcgggcgttaaagtcaatcagccaatgcacaccagtcgcggtgcgcgtgttagacgcgtcccagaagcggttcaacacaacgcacgcgaaaagaatgacagagtttattatttgacgcgagacgcgaccctcctgcgtcaatactactactggtagctaggatcgggcagaccggatgtcactcgtgtaaaaatacggtggatccggtcgattttcaaactaatatgcaattgtaactagggttgttccgatgtttttttgctcccgatccgatcccgatcattttagtttgagtatctgccgatcccgatatttcccgatccgattgctttttttttttgctcccgattcaattccaatcattcccgataatttttcccgatcatatacattttggcaatgcattaagaaaaaaatgaataaaactcggacgaatatatacattcaacatacagtacatgtttattatgacaataaatcctcaagatggcatttacattattaacattctttctgtgagagggatccacggatagaaagacttgtaattcttaaaggataaatgtgactttgtatattgtgactaaatattgccatctagtgtatttgttgagctttcagtaaatgatactgaagccagttaacttctgcccaaatgcatgatgggaagtgcaaccatgactgtgcgtaggggcatcaattcatatatcttctctgcgttgggaaagaacagagGATGTAAAGAAAATGATGAACTacgacctttcttccccacattgcctcccacgatatttttaattgctgagagaggtattgtaaggctttagccacttaaaaatggcttcaaaggctgtcaaaattctctactcattatacgctgccttttaacgctatctataggtaaaatggcgtctttatagattgaacgcgaccatgcgcgagtgggtcgtgcagcgcatgcgttaattatttaacgtgattcattttaaaaaaataattaccgccgttaacgcaataaatttgatagtcctactttaagccaaaactactctggctgagtgtaagacattttgtctgtaacattaaatacaattagaaaacaatttaaataaaaaaatatatatatatattaaaaaaaggcatgtccgatattttaattgccgattccgatactttgaaaatgacgtgatcggacatctttaaTTGTAACACGCTTTTTGAGTccttcagatctcttgagtggtagatccgggcacagttgacttgtctttgttgatttactgctgtcttctctgctataataataaccaacacggccccgtgttcaatacaaaaccctcctaccacaacaaacaagtaggaactaatattcacataggaactaaagttatacaacataaaatatacaatataaatgaatactacatcacatttgtaaaatatcaacacataataaaatgaataatagcccatttaaataaaataaactgaaatgagctaaaacacctgtcattaaataataagaataatacacagatcctgcttacacaattaaatttattaatttttgtgtgCCGCtttaagaaaatccaccaataaagcttttgaaaaccgttcatgagaaaaaaaatgattcattgaggaatttcatttgtaaaatagatgttaaaatctttgtcattgggattgcttttctctttagcacaggacttcttttttcttctctctttcagaaagaaagctgaccaatacgcggggtct from Corythoichthys intestinalis isolate RoL2023-P3 chromosome 15, ASM3026506v1, whole genome shotgun sequence includes these protein-coding regions:
- the LOC130931267 gene encoding uncharacterized protein LOC130931267, whose protein sequence is MSCRRRRSHLNPGPSDQTSNIEQLAFKYKEKCKVESSTDSDSEISPRWSDTSTMECVSSAPESGSLRWTLPLLHGKTERQRCYSLFLDPYDGSSEDSDEIIADPGALSRRTRQHGKGGHVSHHSRRFIFHPSPPTGFKSAEASREQEHRLLGVRMKCVDVSEVWMCEQSQEVTGVQAAAADFKVFRRIHDDTTISDNFSERSSGSCNLRVVSKRKLAVPAADGLEQRKKQCVVQMEEEQEGGGHSASIRC